Proteins encoded together in one Macadamia integrifolia cultivar HAES 741 chromosome 8, SCU_Mint_v3, whole genome shotgun sequence window:
- the LOC122085581 gene encoding uncharacterized protein LOC122085581, translated as MASKLQQIQSKAVQASKFVSKHGSAYYKQLLEQNKKYIQEPPTIEKCDLLSKQLFYTRLASIPGRTESFWKELDYVKQLWKHRQELKVEDVGIAALFGLECYAWYCAGEIVGRGFKITGYQV; from the exons ATGGCGTCAAAGTTGCAACAAATACAATCGAAGGCTGTTCAAGCTTCTAAGTTTGTGTCCAAGCATGGAAGTGCCTACTACAAGCAGTTATTGGAGCAGAACAAGAAATATATCCAAGAGCCACCCACCATTGAGAAATGTGACTTATTGTCAAAACAGCTATTTTACACCCGTCTTGCAAG TATTCCCGGTCGTACTGAGTCCTTCTGGAAAGAACTTGATTATGTCAAGCAACTTTGGAAGCATAGGCAGGAACTGAAGGTCGAGGATGTTGGCATTGCTGCTTTGTTCGGGCTGGAGTGCTATGCCTGGTATTGTGCTGGTGAAATAGTTGGGAGAGGATTTAAAATCACCGGCTACCAAGTCTAA